cgtttttttaattttatttagcctaatatatgcctggcattaacagtgtacaactacaatcatgtaaaataagcctagtacatgctaaaaatgcaccttggagcataataaacctcaacattttctagggtaccattgtgggtatcatgtcccatggcgtttcggctgcctcgctccgcacttgccttgtgcctttgaaaattttcctctttttttttcaacgggcagttgcatgcctgtaatatagggtgcattcgtttagcttccctgggtcgaccccggtgtgtgacgggtCTTTTTTgtaggacgaacgtgtgcagataattacccacgtacgtcctggaaaaaaacccacgccacacaccggggtcgacccagggaagctaaacgaacgcacccattgaaaCGGCAAACATGGATAAACTTATTACAATTGCATcaggaaaaataataatataagcaATATGAGTTAGTTTGTTACTTACTCCCTAATTGCTTGATACTCATCCTAATGATCGCACGATACTTTCACTTGATACTTACTTCATATAATTACAGGATATAGTCATTCCCTACAATTGACTAATACACACTCCCTCTCATGCCTTCATACTTACTTCATATAATTACAGGATAGTCATTCCCTACAATTGACTAATACACACTCCCTCTCATGCCTTGATACTTACTTCATATAATTACAGGATAGTCATTCCCTACAATTGACTAATACACACTCCCTCTCATGCCTTCATACTTACTTCATATAATTACAGGATAGTCATTCCCTACAATTGACTAATACACACTCCCTCTCATGCCTTGATACTTACTTCATATAATTACAGGATAGTCATTCCCTACAATTGACTAATACACACTCCCTCTCATGCCTTGATACTTACTTCATATAATTACAGGATAGTCATTCCCTACAATTGACTAATACACACTCCCTCTCATGCCTTGATACATACATTATTCATGGATAGTTTTACCAATGCAGAGTTTtcagggggcaactttgttaaaaaaaatactaatttgAAATCATTAAACCAACCGAGATGTGGATAGACCAACATTTTCATCCtgttatttcttctttttgggggttttgtttgtttttttccatccAGAAAAAGTTGTTCGAGCTGGATGGAGTAAAAGTGCTCTCAGAGGTATGTAATAATTATAGTATTTAGAGAGAAAGAATGCCTTCAAATCAAAATTACCAGTTTAAATGTACACCTTGTATCTATAAAGCAATAAAAGTAATCCTTATTTTGTGAACGTTCCAGAAGATTTATTTTTAGAACACAGAAATTCAACTAAATGTAAGCAGACAGAATCAAAAATACTTGAAAATGTTATGGTTATGTCTGGTCCATTGTTGTGTGTTTAGTTATAACAATGGTTGATTGTAGAATGGGAATATTTGATTACACAGTACCCATGGGAGGAAAGCTCAAATTAAGTCATTGATATTGCTGTATCGTTACTTATGCATCAGTGAACACTGAAACAACAGGCTGGCTATACATGCATCATACAAGCTATTGGACAGTGGGAAAAGCATCATAGTGAATTGTGAATtaaatttgttctttcataATAAAAAGTCAATCAAAAGCCATTTTGAATGGGGTTgcactttttaaatttgtaatcaATCTAGTTTTGCGGAAAACCCGTTCTTTTCCTGAAgaccatcagagcatactgatcgaaacgttgagttgttatACCACAGGTTCTCTACTGAACTGCCACAACTCAAGACAATATCTTTACTAGATTAAatttccaccatacaaagtttcaaatctacctttttttaatcaatgtGTACTCTTCTCTAGCTTTCTGTGGTAGGTTGTGCATTAACAATTATCTactcttgtttatttttttattttttacatctgttctttttcaacagaaattgcAAGTTGTTACAGAGAGTTATCTTCGCAATGGACAGCAGCCATTCTTGGCGGACATTCTCAAAGAAATGACAAGTGAGTTTAAATgagtattttgttgtttaattattattattattttttactcaaAAGGTTATCATGTCCTATTACCCTCCAATTTCCTTTTTCTTAAGAAACACATTTTCAAGATGTCCGAGTGTTTTAGTAATACTGAGTTCTTACAGTCATAGCAATAAATACTATATTAATGTGTCTTTTCTCTTGCAGATATTTTCCAGAAGTTAGCAAGTGATGGTAAACAGCGGGAGTGGCTCATTGCTTGTGGTGCACACAAGGTATTTCATTTCCAATTGTTTCTCTCTCAAAGTGTTTCATGTATGCAATGATATTTTCCTAAATGGTAGTACCGTTTAACTGAATTGAATTTACCTAAAATTGCTCAGAGTTGGAGGCTTAATGATAATTTGAATTAATATTTGAGTGtggattttgttattttcctcTGCAGCCTTTGGTTTTGTTGCTCTCAGCCAGTGATGTCATGGTACTCCATTGTTCCCTGTATGCCCTCATTAGTATTGCACAGAGGTAAGTTACGCTGTGTCTTAATTCTAGGGTATGGCTATACaactacggctatggctagatttcagcgtcatcatgcattgaagtataggacatctGTAGCCATTCCATTTCACTTTTTTCATGAGCTGTCTTGATTTTTGCACAGGGCTTCACATGCAATTACTGATAAACTCACATTATCAAACAATGACTAGGAATTAATTTGTCTGCTGCCCCCTTCTGCTCAAAGTCTTTCAATGTGTCTTTTGAAAACAGATTGAACACAGTTTTGAGATCAGGTTGGCtgagtggtttctttccctgcctttcacctctgtggatccTAGTTCGAttcccacctcagaccggagccttgaATGTGGATTGGGcgttcagtccctacctgatttcAGGGATTTGCTccatttggggttttcctcccacatctaaagctgaacatttcttcttgtttcctatccATCCTGTTGTTGGCCTGGCCCTTATTATGCTTTTGGATGTGtaatcaaaaaataaacaaaaacattgttgatAATGTGTGTTTTATTCTTCCTAGTCCCGAGCCGATAGCTGTGATTGGTGAATTGGATTGCATCGAAACACTGCTGAGAATTATTCAAGAATACGACATTCTTTCAAGAAAGTAAGTCTGACCTTCTCATTCTGTTgagaaaaaggggggggggggaaatcgTCCTAAATTTGGATCATATGTAAAAGAAGAATGTTGAGTAGTGTTTATATATGTCAAGAATGACTACTTCTAGCAAAAAGTGGAAAGCATGGTCTTTTGTTAGAGCTGTCAGTTGAAGTTCTCCCTGTCAATGGAGCTCCAACAGATAATGTCAAATCAGTGATGGCGTTACACTTGAATCTTGCTGAAATCAGTTGAtagacaaaaaaattaaaatcttttTACAATGAAAATCTTGTctcatttgaactcaattgccGTATTATTTAATGGTTGTTATAAtgattttcagaaaatttgactTGTTGCCGTTTCGTTCAAGCTGGTCCGTAAGGTTTTTCTGAAAAggtaacatttttttatcatCTGATAATTGAGGGCTTCGCCTTAATTATCCTTGGAGAACATGtaacacaaaataaactttaTTTATCTTGGAACAGTTGAGGAGTTGTTTAAgctgtcaacaaaataaaatacttgcCAAGGAGACTAGTGTGATTAATTTGCataacttgtttattttataatttttaggTTGGCAGCGGTCTTGCTGCGGTACCTCTGTGTTGAGAGTCAGGTGAAAGAGCAAGTGAAGATATGCGATGGCATCCCAATCCTGCTTAGCGTCTTACATTGTGATAATATAAAGCTCCTACTGAATGTGGTAAGTGAAACTGAGAAATTAAAACTTTGCTGATCTGTCTTCGTTGGATAGACGGAATCAAAGAACTCACAGGCTTATCAATGAGATGCACATCGATCTGCACTGGATAGACAGAAGTGGAACTCCATCATAACCAGGGTCACATAGGGTCAGCCATGACTCATAGGACGACAAAGACAACGATCTGTCTTACCTTCTTATGTTTTTATGTCAAATAACTGTGTTGCTCACTTTCAAAATTTGGGTTCTTACTTATCAGCGTATCCATGGCATTGCCCCTGTTTATCTTTGAAGTTAAGTTTGGGAGTATCAAACGGCTAGGAATCTGCGATCATCACATAAATCCattcttaccccccccccccagttaacAAAACCAAAGCGTATGGTTCCTGTTCCTTCCAACATGCAGCAGTTTAGTTAGGGAACAGTCATTcagaggttgttaaacaggctgaAACATCGTCAGAACGCTTACTTTGTACATTTGTATTTCCCTTACAGGGCTTAGGGGCCTCatggtgatatgcgctatataagaatggtctATTATTTTTTGTCTGGTTTTCTCGTTGATGATTTTTGACATGTTGTCTTCTCCTACCCCCCCACACAGGTTTGGTGCGTTGTTCTCTTATCTGGTGACCCGGACACCAGCAATGACGTCAGAATCATGGGTGGAATTCCTCTCTTGCTGTCATTACTCCAGTAAGTGGAACCAACATTTAATTTCTTGTCATTCCAGTAAGTGGAACCAACATTTAATTTCTTGTCATTCCAGTAAGTGGAACCAACATTTAATTTCTTGTCATTCCAGTAAGTGGAACCAACATTTAATTTCTTGTCATTTGTCCAGAATGACTcccagaaaagcaaacttaatcactctGCTATCCAAGAACCCAacggagagaagacaatgaaaatcgtttgttttaaatgtgggaGGAGAGCCTTAGATGATTATGCCCCTTGAAAACCCATGCTTCAGGTAGGGACTGTAAGCCCAATCCAAATATGGCCCCCccggcgtgattcgaaccgggctcctcgaggtggaaggcaaggcaagatacGCCTCGGCAAACCTAATCAACAATGGTTTATATCAGATagttcaaaataataaataaaagtttgaaagtttttttatgCAACAGGAAGGTTTATAATTTATTGCTGactttgattttcttttgcAGGGGTAAGCACTTTACGACAGACCAGACCCCAACGAGCAGTTTACCAAGTGCCAGCTCATCTGGAAGAATGCTGTCATTTCCTGAAGAAACTGTGAGTTTATTCacttaagatttgttttttcgATCTTGGTGCTTTTCGTTTCTGATGCTaataaacatcaaaataaaaatcactctTTTCCTTGATTTAAGTTGTTTTTACTTTACACTGAtgtatattaaaggaacacgttgccttggatcggacgagttggtctataaaaagcgtttgaaactgtttgttatgaaatgtatatagttggaaagatgtttttaaagtagaatataatgatccacacaagtatcactcaaaattgcacggttttccttttacgtcgcaaactaacacggtcggccatttatgggagtcaaaattttgactcccataaatggccgaccgtgttattggacgaggtaaaaagaaaaccacgcaattttgaggcatatttgtgtagatcattgtattctgcttttacatcatctttctaaccatatgcattttataacaaacggtcacaaacgcttttcaaagaccaactcgaccgattcaaggcaacgtgttcctttaagctctGTGGAAAAAccttggaaagtactgagtatacagtgcttttaaaaacaaaataatctccTTTTCGAAAAACTTGCTAAGAAGATCTTTTAAATTTGTGGTCTTTCTTTCTTACTGAAAAGATTTCATGTAGTTACATGGCCCTTCATTTTGCCTTATGTTTGTTATTGCAGGAGGAAGTACAGTTAGCAGATATACTCGCCTTGCAATCAGCCTGTTGTTCTGCTTTAACCGAACTTGTTCTGAATGACACCAACGGCCAGCAGATTGTACTGGTAAGTGTTTAGACCTTGCTTGTCATCTCAAATCATTTTGATACATAACTGTaaaagagctactccagtagctttttccctcgtactgcatctctttggaactccttgcctggtgcatgtttcccttcatcctatgatctgccatcttttaagaggaatatcaattcctaccttcatctccactgagtttctgcatttctatgttttttccttgtagccctttacctagagtggcttttagccttgttttgggcaaacttgcataatttttttttttaaaacaacaaaaactctgCACTTTCTAGATTCATCCATATACATgacatcatattgcaggctgtcGAAACTACAATGaatggtcatacagtaggagggttgactgtatactgTGTAGTTAccttcaccacatgatatcatactgcAGGTTGGCACAGTGCAGTATCATCCAAATCACAGtggatggtattgaatggtcatacagtaggagggttgactgtatactgTGTAGTTAccttcaccacatgatatcatactgcAGGTTGGCACAGTGCAGTATCATCCAAATCACAGtggatggtattgaatggtcatacagtaggagggttgactgtatactgTGTAGTTAccttcaccacatgatatcatactgcAGGTTGGCACAGTGCAGCATCATCCAAATCACAGtggatggtattgaatggtcagatagtaggagggttaaatttAAGTGTGTTTTCCCAATTGTTTTCGTACACTAGAACAATGGAGTCTATTGTCTTGGCATGCTGATCTTCCCACAAGAAACAAGCAATACGAGAGATGCAGAAGCAGTTAGCAACTTACAGGTAAATCCCTTTTTTCTgttcccccccccttttttttcttcaatgcaTTGAGCCTTAAGCCTACATTTTTGCTCTTGCTTTTGATGGGGTATtaggcccaatttcgtagagctgcttagcataaaaactttgcttagcatgaaattgcttccttgataaaaacaggattaccaaccaaatttccacatgattttcaggataagcaaacaacagttgaattcCAGTAACAATCAATAtggcaacaaatggaaatttggttggtaatcctgtttttatcaaggaagaaatttcatgctaagcacatttttgtgcttggcagctctttgaaattgggccctggggtttctgatcagcagagtccTGATCTTAAGTTCGATCTTAAAAATGTTTCTTGTTGTTACAGCCCCCCTTTATAAAGactcaattttaaaaaatgtgtaaGGAGTCAGTTTGAAAGGTAACCACATCCAAAGTATAGTGTTTTTGGTCAGATCGCTGAAAACGCCTGATCTCTTTTAAGTGAAGTTAGCACATATGACCGTGTATAAAATACCACAGCTTGTATTAGGTGATGGTTACATCGATGGTtcgtttattaaaatctaaaggGCTTGAATAAATTTTTCCAATATATCTTTGCGACTTTCAGTCACCTTTCTGAAATCTTTTGTTATCGACAGAAAAATGCCTTCCGAACCCTACGCTTCCTGTTCAGCATGGAGAGAAACCGTCAGATGTTCAAACGCCTCTTCCCTCCTGACCTCTTTGAAGAGTTTATCGACGTGGGTCACTATGTCAAGGAAATCAATGACTACAAGAAACTGGTTACAAGAGTCAATAGTCTATCAGTGAGTATTTTAAGTCATTCTCAATCCATCTTCTCAAAACCCATtatgggaaagctccattaaagggaaggtacactattggtaattgtcaaagaccagtcttctcacttggtgtatcttaacacatgcataaaataacaaacctcaaaatttgagctcaattggtcatcggagttgggagaaaatgatgaaagaaaaaaacacccttgttggacgaatttgtgtctagctagaagtcttttattattttagtgagaaattacctctatttcaaaatctatgctacttcagagggagctgtttctcacaatgttttatactatcaacagctctccaatgctcgttaccaagtcagttttaagttaatatttgttttgagtaattaccaaacgtgtaccttccctttaaagagtgTCGTAGTTTGTCAACGAAACACTCAGAAAGTATATATCCTTTTCAGTGAGAGAGTGCATTCACATTGATCTACTTGGGTTCTTAAACTTAATGGATAAACAGTTATTTGAGAAGAAAATTGCTTATGTGAAATTGTTTGctaatttctccaaaactacagcacctcagcaagtaatattttaagtgaagctttctaccatcattatgttaaaaccctgtaagtttatcTGTTGATAttagtgttttgtgtcatacaaaacccattaaagccattatacactttcggtacagaaaaaaaagttcacagatttacaaataacttgcagggtttacacaaggtaatggtgaaagacttctcttgaaatattattccatgaaatgctttactttttgagaaaacattaaaacaatatcaattctatatagcgagaattacacatttattttgaacacatgtcatgacacgaggaattggtggaaacaaggatgggttttcccgttattttctaccgactccgatgaccgattgagcctaaatttgcacaggtttgttattttatatagaagttgtgatacacgaagtgtgggccttggacaatactgtttaccgaaagtgtccaatggctttaagagaagGTGACTTCTCTGCAGTCTTCTTGGAGTTGCAGTTCCATTACTACAATTTGTTGTTTCCATCGTCTTTAGGAGGAGAAGATCCAAGAGATACAGTTGAAGTTCCAGGAGGCCAATCAGAATAAGGAGCCATCCAAGTCCATCTCAGGCTACCTTGTCTATGAGCACCTTGGGACGGGCGCTTTTGGAAGTGTCTACAAGGTAAGAGGGAAAACTACATCTGTGTTGAGAACAATgtcaagtgtttttgttttaaagagagCCAAATGCCTTTATTGTTGTACGgccattatttttaaatctctttttggACCACTGAACCATAATGAGGCTGGAAGGGTAcaatagtctggtccccttgCGGTATAATTGTAATCAATGTTCATTAACTGCATTTGAAGACGGGGAATGCTACAGTCTGTGCCtcctgtgtttttttccttcaaaactTCACTTGTAGCCTCCATTGGAAATTGAACCACCATGCAAAATGCACTCTGCTCCAAAGCAGATGACAGAGCCCAAGTTGAATCCGGAGCCCCAAGCCTAGGTTTGGAATAGGCCACTGGTTTCACACCTAACcacccaaaaccctttaagatcCCATGGCAAGTTTCACACACTGTTGTTCGGTTCTGAGTTCTGCAATTCAAAACTTGCCACGCTTGGCATGAGACAAACCCTAGAGTGTCATGGTCgtgtggtttagagcatcgaattcaagttctggtggttaagtcatcagagtgcgggttcgaatcccggtagtgacacttgtgtttttgAGCAAGATGTTTTACTATATTTGCTTGCAAAgttagaggttgatattgtgtatgaaaaagcctttggagcgctacagttgcccaggttgtatactcgcCAGTGAGCTGAGAAAGactacaggaatgttattggcccaatgaccagggcactaatgtaaagcggaTGGagacagttattgtgaaatgcactgtATAAgcactagttattattatattattattaatggaaaGTAACAATATTTGGCATGACAGGTGAAGAAGAACACGGGGGAGAATTTCCTGGCACTTAAAGAGATCCGATACAACAATCCCGTCGTTGGCAAGACAGTCAAGGAGAAAGATAAGAGCATTGATAGCATCGTCAGCGAGCTCACCATCATTAAAGAGCATCTCAGACATTCAAATGTTGTCAGATACTATCGGACATTCAAAGAAAGTGAGTCATTATTACACTTCATGGATgaaagcctacatccgtatatGACTGTAACAGGGGTtaacctgtttcagccccaggagtaggtggcaacagcccctgGGGAAAAAAGTTGATTGTAggccacaccttgaagtggcctttcaggccttgtgtgtctggcgacttgcattaaaaaaacctattcaaagtataaaaaaactATTTCTTTACTCCCAACGCAAAGTATCACAGAAAGGTTCCTATATTTTCACAAAGCAGGTTTGCAAGTAAATCCGCTAAGCACATAAgtttcttgctaagcagatgtgagttaccagccagaataccatctCATTCACATCAATGTGGTTGGTGCCCTGCTCtttcttttgctaagcaaatacatATCCTAAGTTGAAACAGCTTAATGAAACTGTACTTTTCTAAGGATACCAGATCAAATTTTAATTTCCatcttgtatttgtttttcgtCTTAAGTGGACAACCTGTACATCGTCATGGAGCTGATAGAGGGTGCTCCACTCTACGAACACTTCAACTCGCTGAAGGAGAAAGGGGAACGGTTCTCGGAGGAGCGCATCTGGAACATCTTCATTCAGATTGTCCTGGCCCTGCGCTACCTCCACAAAGATAAGAAGATCGTCCATCGAGATCTGACGCCCAATAACATCATGCTGGGAGAGAATGACAAAGTTACGATAAGTAAGTCTTCAGAGAGATTCACCACCTTCATTTTTTGGGATGGTGTAACATTTGGAAGAAATTTTGTTgagttaagcacaaaattaggcACTGGGCAATCTACATTTTGTAGCTTACAATAAAAAGTTAACCAAACAAAATACCATCTGtgctgggaccaatttcataaagctgtttagcgaAAAATTATGTTAGCAAATTACTTGGCTGAGCAAGAAATGACAGGGGGTGCAGCAAAACTAACTGTATGATAAGCaaaaaatgtttgtacttagcaattttgttgtgctcacaAAATGGGACACAGATTGTGAttggtttcctgcttattttacTGAGCAGAAATTGGTTATCTGTTTatgcagctcaatgaaatttggccctgaaaaaatattgtttttcatgAAACATGAAAATAGATtcaattgtgatttttttaatacaaaacttGACActgtcattttgttgttttttttgtcttgcaGCTGATTTTGGACTGGCTAGACAGAAGCAACCAGACTCAAGTAAGATGACTTCGGTCGTTGGAACCATTCTCTATAACTGGTAAGAATGAGTCTTAAACTTTCTTTCATGATAGAAATATAGTTGTAaattgtctgctgccaccaataACTGCAGTTAGCTGCTGTATTttttaccgagtaagttttaaATGGCAATGATTTTcaaagtcattaccaaacgtataccttccctttaacctttgacctataTTTGACCTGTGTCCTACAGCCCTGAGATCATCCAGAGCCAGCCGTACGGAGAGAAAGCCGATGTCTGGGCAGCGGGGTGCATCCTCTACCAGATGGCCATGCTCAGGCCACCGTTCTACAGCTCCAACATGCTGGCCCTCGCCAGTAAGATTGTTGAGGCAGACTACGACCCGATACCCAAGGATGACTACTCAGAATTGATGATCTCAACGGTCAGAAAGTAAGTGTGGATCTGAAGTGTTATCTTCACCTTCCCTCCCCTTTCAATGAGATTCAAGCAATTTGCTTGAAGAATAAGcatttgtgtttaatttttcaCATAGTTTACTTGGAGGTAGTAAAAAAGACACTGCAAGAATAATTTCTCATGTTTGTCTGTAGGGTTCCTTTTGCCGACAGTGCAGTTCGTTGCCTCTACTAAGTTGTCTTGTCTGTACAAAAATGTTTGTGTGACAttccgtcgatttcaccaaactcttcctaacttaggattaatcttaggacttgggacgtgttaagttccgtatccatagacgtaaggatgcattgaacccatcctaagttataactcgagataggattaatcctagcgttttgtgaaattggccacAAGccttaatgattttttttgtgatgTTGACCGAGAATCTTGAGTGagtttgagtgatttttttggAGTCTTGAGTTGTTTCCATCTTTAGTTATTTTGAGTGTGCATTATTTTGAGTGTGCCTTATTTtgagttttgagtaattttgagTCTTGTTTATAATCTGTAGATGTTTGACGGCCCAGCAGGATTTCCGACCTGATATTGTACAGGTTGGGGGTTTGATTGCTGACATCATGATGCAGAATATGGATACACTGCGAACCAATCAGATCAGCCTAGAGAAGAAACTAGACAGAGAACGCAAACGCACCCAGAGGTAAGATCACACAAATTGATGAAGGTTAAAGGCTATAGCTGGACCATATCTCACACagctcaaaaagtagctaaacacaaacctacatgtactacatgtagtccTAGAAGACAGAAACACACAGCAaatacacagatttacaaacaaacagaaattaTGACCATTTTAAGAAGgacataatttaaaacaaaacaaagaaagatcAATGGAAAAGAAACCAGAGGTGGATACCAGTTTTTTCAATGGACAATA
This DNA window, taken from Asterias rubens chromosome 15, eAstRub1.3, whole genome shotgun sequence, encodes the following:
- the LOC117299988 gene encoding serine/threonine-protein kinase Nek10-like isoform X2, which gives rise to MPSEERKARQSELNKETKELSRLLGLLNTPASKQQLPSLDYDPANNNNNNNAVKSANGVQKPTKSGSCQHQSSEAVALENFSTKYQSERRFSTHNHHNQFDQIFKSLVKSRLCQIEWAERAPPENIVRVLLCLRLLLRDQVYQKKLFELDGVKVLSEKLQVVTESYLRNGQQPFLADILKEMTNIFQKLASDGKQREWLIACGAHKPLVLLLSASDVMVLHCSLYALISIAQSPEPIAVIGELDCIETLLRIIQEYDILSRKLAAVLLRYLCVESQVKEQVKICDGIPILLSVLHCDNIKLLLNVVWCVVLLSGDPDTSNDVRIMGGIPLLLSLLQGKHFTTDQTPTSSLPSASSSGRMLSFPEETEEVQLADILALQSACCSALTELVLNDTNGQQIVLNNGVYCLGMLIFPQETSNTRDAEAVSNLQKNAFRTLRFLFSMERNRQMFKRLFPPDLFEEFIDVGHYVKEINDYKKLVTRVNSLSEEKIQEIQLKFQEANQNKEPSKSISGYLVYEHLGTGAFGSVYKVKKNTGENFLALKEIRYNNPVVGKTVKEKDKSIDSIVSELTIIKEHLRHSNVVRYYRTFKEMDNLYIVMELIEGAPLYEHFNSLKEKGERFSEERIWNIFIQIVLALRYLHKDKKIVHRDLTPNNIMLGENDKVTITDFGLARQKQPDSSKMTSVVGTILYNCPEIIQSQPYGEKADVWAAGCILYQMAMLRPPFYSSNMLALASKIVEADYDPIPKDDYSELMISTVRKCLTAQQDFRPDIVQVGGLIADIMMQNMDTLRTNQISLEKKLDRERKRTQRHHNEATKNMQNYHRLFLASQERYDRLANLAGSGGASSIKSDSDSNDVFESSDEQPMPSRPQHGGRSRYLHASTAEMDKSVESGIEEDESSLGCDSLDSSGSSSVLAVNRALGQSALPSLNDVTQPGTERGRLLRSQSGSFVETLRRQSSNSGKPRPPSAAATLTISPRKVRQISDPVMKMLNTIKKIIFICQLPPTLSPNPRRKVIERFKKALFSLQSSSVNLKNEIKKLIVGSKELIDLNLCSNEASYLLKQASHEESHIQVSGEKPSSGSLDPNDTEIGITYEQMQMFIESVLRESGYYTMTPNARNRSLPLGPIVTSPPTLRRSSAFEVG
- the LOC117299988 gene encoding serine/threonine-protein kinase Nek10-like isoform X1 — its product is MPSEERKARQSELNKETKELSRLLGLLNTPASKQQLPSLDYDPANNNNNNNAVKSANGVQKPTKSGSCQHQSSEAVALENFSTKYQSERRFSTHNHHNQFDQIFKSLVKSRLCQIEWAERAPPENIVRVLLCLRLLLRDQVYQKKLFELDGVKVLSEKLQVVTESYLRNGQQPFLADILKEMTNIFQKLASDGKQREWLIACGAHKPLVLLLSASDVMVLHCSLYALISIAQSPEPIAVIGELDCIETLLRIIQEYDILSRKLAAVLLRYLCVESQVKEQVKICDGIPILLSVLHCDNIKLLLNVVWCVVLLSGDPDTSNDVRIMGGIPLLLSLLQGKHFTTDQTPTSSLPSASSSGRMLSFPEETEEVQLADILALQSACCSALTELVLNDTNGQQIVLNNGVYCLGMLIFPQETSNTRDAEAVSNLQKNAFRTLRFLFSMERNRQMFKRLFPPDLFEEFIDVGHYVKEINDYKKLVTRVNSLSEEKIQEIQLKFQEANQNKEPSKSISGYLVYEHLGTGAFGSVYKVKKNTGENFLALKEIRYNNPVVGKTVKEKDKSIDSIVSELTIIKEHLRHSNVVRYYRTFKEMDNLYIVMELIEGAPLYEHFNSLKEKGERFSEERIWNIFIQIVLALRYLHKDKKIVHRDLTPNNIMLGENDKVTITDFGLARQKQPDSSKMTSVVGTILYNCPEIIQSQPYGEKADVWAAGCILYQMAMLRPPFYSSNMLALASKIVEADYDPIPKDDYSELMISTVRKCLTAQQDFRPDIVQVGGLIADIMMQNMDTLRTNQISLEKKLDRERKRTQRHHNEATKNMQNYHRLFLASQERYDRLANLAGSGGASSIKSDSDSNDVFESSDEQPMPSRPQHGGRSRYLHASTAEMDKSVESGIEEDESSLGCDSLDSSGSSSVLGSSLNLSSSQGRGTFAVPRPPTVAKSNGGGMRSLTLDVQAVNRALGQSALPSLNDVTQPGTERGRLLRSQSGSFVETLRRQSSNSGKPRPPSAAATLTISPRKVRQISDPVMKMLNTIKKIIFICQLPPTLSPNPRRKVIERFKKALFSLQSSSVNLKNEIKKLIVGSKELIDLNLCSNEASYLLKQASHEESHIQVSGEKPSSGSLDPNDTEIGITYEQMQMFIESVLRESGYYTMTPNARNRSLPLGPIVTSPPTLRRSSAFEVG